In a single window of the Lineus longissimus chromosome 4, tnLinLong1.2, whole genome shotgun sequence genome:
- the LOC135486913 gene encoding contactin-associated protein-like 2, which yields MKTHGDLTAPCEGKSKENKECNSFDCSTRKSCSVLYGLGLRDSLKVTIDPDGKGGVHPFKVFCNMTEAGGLTQVGHDRTEYTTVKDWEGPCDYYAGLTYDNGVTIPQMVALIDISTSCKQYISWKCKSAAFDYAYDQNDPDAKSTYWKTRDGKGVKYFGGATPGTANCACGEDKSCFKPEKKCNCDTNDNVWREDAGYLTNSPDLPVKGFCAGDTAGPEEEGKYMVGPLTCTGEKT from the exons ATGAAAACCCACGGAGACCTGACGGCGCCATGTGAAGGCAAGAGCAAGGAGAATAAGGAATGCAATTCTTTTGACTGCAGCACAA GGAAATCATGTTCAGTTCTTTACGGCCTCGGCTTACGCGACAGTTTAAAGGTGACCATAGACCCGGACGGCAAAGGAGGCGTGCATCCCTTTAAAGTCTTCTGTAACATGACAGAGGCTGGCGGATTGACACAAGTCG GCCACGACCGGACGGAATACACCACGGTGAAGGACTGGGAGGGACCATGCGATTACTACGCTGGTCTGACGTACGACAACGGTGTGACAATCCCGCAGATGGTCGCCCTGATTGACATCTCAACTTCCTGCAAGCAGTACATCTCCTGGAAGTGCAAGTCTGCAGCGTTCGATTACGCATATGATCAAAATGACCCGGACGCCAAGAGTACGTATTGGAAGACTCGGGATGGAAAAGGCGTGAAGTACTTCGGAGGGGCGACTCCGG GGACGGCCAACTGTGCTTGCGGTGAAGATAAGTCTTGCTTTAAACCAGAGAAGAAGTGTAATTGCGATACGAATGATAATGTATGGCGGGAGGATGCAGGGTACCTGACCAACAGTCCTGATCTACCAGTGAAGGGCTTCTGTGCAGGAGACACCG CGGGACCGGAAGAAGAAGGAAAGTACATGGTAGGGCCACTGACGTGTACGGGGGAGAAGACCTAG
- the LOC135486634 gene encoding uncharacterized protein LOC135486634: MPFSGLRFTISSLTISVFHIFPQGTIGACIGKNLAFNKPTGVWPADNGTLDQWDIPVNGRRNNPAQTCPEINSLMSSSGRYWFVDLGKGILVGRIIFTFRGHKDQQVGFRVSLFNERPAFKWGRKNCFRREPSILSKPFEVQIVTCLIDDPYRYVAVMTETQIPRLDLHVLICQVEVYSNTTDSDSDRFGNFIASPPFMQPVQKYQVLTVRSRIDCAMMCFKAETCVSFDFTTQTRECDFFNYTSAASASAVLPPFTLDCRIET; this comes from the exons ATGCCTTTCTCCGGATTACGTTTCACCATCTCCTCCTTGACGATATCCGTGTTTCATATTTTCCCTCAGGGGACCATTGGAGCATGCATCG GTAAAAATTTGGCGTTTAATAAGCCTACAGGCGTCTGGCCTGCAGACAACGGAACCTTAGATCAATGGGACATACCGGTAAATGGCAGAAGGAATAATCCTGCACAGACCTGTCCAGAGATTAACAGCCTGATGAGTTCCTCTGGTCGTTATTGGTTTGTGGACTTGGGAAAGGGGATACTGGTCGGGAGAATCATTTTCACCTTTAGAGGACACAAAG ACCAACAGGTCGGCTTTCGCGTGTCGTTGTTTAACGAACGTCCAGCATTTAAATGGGgcagaaaaaattgttttcgaAGAGAACCAAGTATATTAAGCAAGCCGTTTGAGGTGCAGATCGTGACTTGTCTCATCGACGATCCATATCGGTATGTCGCAGTTATGACAGAAACGCAAATTCCGAGGCTCGATCTACACGTACTGATTTGTCAGGTGGAGGTCTATAGTAACACGACAGACT cggACAGTGACCGCTTTGGGAACTTCATTGCCTCTCCTCCATTCATGCAGCCTGTTCAAAAGTACCAGGTCTTGACTGTCAGGAGTAGGATAGACTGCGCCATGATGTGTTTCAAAGCAGAGACGTGTGTCAGTTTCGACTTCACAACTCAAACAAGAGAGTGCGACTTCTTTAACTACACGAGCGCGGCTTCGGCATCAGCGGTTTTGCCACCATTCACCCTGGACTGTCGTATCGAAACATAA
- the LOC135486912 gene encoding pancreatic triacylglycerol lipase-like: METQLWCITLILLPLVNCANPNARQKRIVYYREVCFDGIGCFNNSAPFDNAEGILPDSPDVVGTQFLLMTRGNEVPDPLRYNDSASLRLSHFDPAKDVVFLIHGFAQTGAADWVKPMVDALLEKGDLNVVIVDWGPGATFPHYMQATANTRLVGRQMNRMIQHMVEMGSNPWTTHLIGHSLGAHIAGYAGEDLDSKLGQITGLDPADPLFDGGAPQVRLDSTDANFVGVVHTNGEPIYLGGYGMYSEVGHADFYINGGQIQPGCSSNFDSLISDILKGKVTDAMDAMTCSHSRSHDLYLESIRSTNCIFVAYQCNNTDEFNAGRCLSCGNRRCAKMGYDVNITHARGKYFMKTRAQEPYCGLHYGVTLDTAAGGETKGQIIITFIGTEGNVSDPIQLFHDDTELRPGNPHEYVVVVSHEVNDIAEIEITYKKHSSWIVWTDGMDHWLPEYIEITPGGKFSRDTKWFCLKGMSIRDNTPTRIKHAKGKC, from the exons ATGGAAACCCAACTATGGTGCATTACCCTTATCCTTCTCCCTCTAG TGAACTGTGCCAACCCAAACGCCCGACAGAAGCGCATAGTCTACTATCGTGAAGTGTGCTTTGATGGGATCGGTTGCTTCAACAACTCGGCTCCGTTCGACAACGCAGAAGGTATCCTACCGGATTCGCCCGATGTCGTTGGCACACAGTTCCTGTTAATGACGCGAGGGAATGAGGTCCCAGACCCTCTGAGATACAATGACTCCGCCAGTCTCAGGTTGTCGCATTTTGACCCTGCCAAGGATGTAGTGTTTCTCATCCACGGGTTTGCCCAGACTGGTGCAGCAGATTGGGTGAAACCAATGGTAGATGCTCTCTTGGAAAAG GGCGACTTGAATGTTGTCATAGTGGACTGGGGCCCTGGCGCCACGTTTCCTCACTACATGCAAGCGACAGCCAACACCCGCTTGGTTGGCAGGCAGATGAACAGAATGATACAGCACATGGTTGAGATGGGATCGAACCCTTGGACAACGCACTTGATCGGCCACAGCTTAGGGGCGCATATTGCCGGTTATGCTGGCGAGGACTTGGACAGCAAGCTGGGACAAATCACAG GTCTAGATCCTGCTGATCCACTATTCGACGGAGGAGCCCCACAGGTGCGTCTAGACTCCACGGATGCCAACTTCGTGGGCGTCGTCCACACTAACGGCGAACCTATCTACCTCGGCGGGTACGGCATGTATTCCGAAGTCGGTCATGCGGACTTCTACATCAATGGGGGCCAAATACAACCAGGATGCAGTTCCAACTTTGACTCGCTCATCTCGGATATATTGAAAGGAAAGGTAACTG acGCAATGGATGCCATGACCTGCAGTCACAGTCGGTCGCATGATCTATACCTCGAATCTATCAGATCTACAAACTGCATCTTCGTGGCTTACCAATGCAACAACACA GATGAGTTTAATGCTGGTCGTTGTTTGTCCTGTGGGAACAGACGTTGCGCAAAGATGGGATATGACGTCAATATCACGCATGCGCGGGGGAAATATTTCATGAAGACGAGAGCGCAGGAACCATATTGTG GCTTACATTATGGTGTGACATTGGATACAGCCGCGGGTGGTGAAACTAAAGGACAGATCATTATCACCTTCATAGGCACGGAAGGCAATGTCAGTGATCCAATACAACTCTTTCA CGATGATACCGAGCTCCGCCCAGGCAATCCCCATGAGTATGTGGTGGTTGTCTCTCACGAGGTGAACGACATCGCCGAGATAGAGATTACCTACAAGAAGCATTCGTCTTGGATCGTATGGACTGATGGAATGGACCATTGGCTGCCCGAGTATATTGAAATCACCCCTGGGGGAAAGTTTAGCAG AGATACGAAGTGGTTCTGTTTAAAGGGCATGTCAATACGGGACAACACACCAACACGAATCAAACACGCCAAAGGTAAATGCTGA
- the LOC135486633 gene encoding contactin-associated protein-like 2, which produces MCVEPKYNGDQCQGNNTEERQCNTHSCPVDGYWQDWATWDDCTAECGGGIKSRTRTCIPPMHNGTSCVGSDTEQEQCNTQQCPVDGVWLAWGLWSPCSVTCDSGTKTRKRTCKPPEYGGNTCEGADTATGACNEVTCEIPGDWLEWGTWSSCSATCTGGMRTRVRECDFTVHGSRTGPCIGANSTTGSCMNYPCDDYVRTCTEMKQRGLSHNALVQIDPDGNTAGVEPFYVWCDMKADGGVGITMIGHNAMNDTHVTNAEGASHCEFQVGLQYANVTLAQAISLVDISGQCSQYISWRCYASAIAVVHRDGTSTIFSYWFNRKAEIRHYWDGSDPTSDMCACGLNRTCADPENACNCNSNDEQWRQDDGHIRNKQDLPITSVCIGETGGGPGVEEGYLMIGLLKCSGEG; this is translated from the exons ATGTGCGTAGAGCCAAAATATAACGGTGACCAGTGCCAGGGAAACAACACGGAGGAAAGGCAATGCAACACTCATTCATGCCCAG TTGATGGCTATTGGCAGGATTGGGCGACCTGGGATGACTGCACCGCCGAATGCGGTGGTGGTATCAAAAGTAGGACACGCACATGCATCCCTCCGATGCATAATGGCACCTCCTGTGTTGGAAGTGACACGGAACAGGAACAGTGTAACACTCAACAGTGCCCGG TCGATGGCGTATGGCTGGCCTGGGGACTGTGGTCTCCATGTAGTGTGACGTGTGACTCTGGTACGAAGACAAGAAAAAGAACGTGCAAACCCCCGGAGTACGGCGGTAATACATGCGAGGGGGCCGACACGGCGACTGGTGCATGTAACGAGGTCACTTGCGAGA TTCCCGGTGACTGGCTCGAATGGGGCACATGGTCAAGCTGTTCCGCCACCTGTACGGGTGGAATGAGGACAAGGGTACGGGAATGTGATTTTACTGTTCATGGCTCCAGGACGGGACCCTGTATCGGAGCCAATTCTACAACGGGTTCGTGCATGAACTACCCATGCGACGATT ATGTTCGTACCTGTACGGAGATGAAGCAGAGAGGTCTGTCTCACAATGCCCTGGTCCAGATCGACCCAGATGGAAATACTGCGGGGGTCGAACCCTTCTATGTTTGGTGCGACATGAAAGCGGACGGAGGTGTTGGTATCACCATGATAG GTCACAATGCGATGAACGACACCCACGTAACTAATGCGGAAGGGGCCAGTCACTGCGAGTTCCAAGTGGGACTTCAGTACGCTAACGTCACGCTGGCGCAAGCCATTAGCCTCGTCGATATCTCGGGCCAATGCTCCCAGTATATCAGCTGGCGGTGCTATGCCTCTGCCATAGCGGTGGTACACCGGGACGGGACAAGCACTATATTTAGTTACTGGTTCAATCGCAAAGCGGAAATCCGCCACTACTGGGATGGATCCGACCCAACCTCGGATATGTGCGCGTGTGGTTTGAATCGGACGTGTGCGGATCCCGAAAACGCTTGTAACTGCAATTCGAATGACGAACAGTGGCGACAGGATGACGGGCATATCAGAAACAAGCAGGATCTTCCAATTACGAGCGTGTGTATCGGAGAAACTG GTGGAGGACCGGGTGTAGAAGAAGGCTATTTGATGATTGGACTGTTGAAATGTTCTGGCGAGGGATAA